In Rhipicephalus sanguineus isolate Rsan-2018 unplaced genomic scaffold, BIME_Rsan_1.4 Seq480, whole genome shotgun sequence, the following are encoded in one genomic region:
- the LOC125756692 gene encoding LOW QUALITY PROTEIN: uncharacterized protein LOC125756692 (The sequence of the model RefSeq protein was modified relative to this genomic sequence to represent the inferred CDS: deleted 2 bases in 1 codon; substituted 1 base at 1 genomic stop codon), whose protein sequence is VPVLLANCRSIINKVDEFSSLVATTHAKIIMGTESWLDSTIPDTEIFPRGFTIYRKDRNRHGGGVFILVANEWTSEEISFNXFSEAVWCRVYLPKGNTVVFGCFYRPPDSGDTPMTLLSEMVQSIPDSVFLSGDFNLPDFDWTTCSTHNRSSVYTSFGEFLGVFGFFFQYVNVPTRHDAILDLILCNDPMLFPLCR, encoded by the exons GTACCTGTGCTTCTTGCGAACTGTCGAAGTATTATTAACAAAGTTGACGAGTTTTCATCCCTTGTGGCGACTACTCATGCGAAAATTATCATGGGCACAGAATCTTGGCTGGACAGTACGATACCTGATACTGAGATCTTCCCACGTGGATTCACTATTTATAGAAAAGATAGAAATCGCCACGGCGGGGGCGTATTCATTCTTGTTGCGAACGAGTGGACTAGCGAGGAAATTTCTTTTAATTAATTCAGT GAAGCAGTGTGGTGCCGCGTTTACTTACCGAAGGGAAATACTGTCGTTTTTGGTTGTTTCTATCGTCCGCCGGACAGTGGTGATACTCCTATGACACTGCTTTCTGAAATGGTACAGTCAATTCCAGACAGTGTATTTTTGAGTGGGGATTTTAACCTACCAGATTTTGATTGGACAACCTGTAGTACACATAATAGGTCATCAGTCTATACTTCGTTTGGTGAATTCTTGGgtgtttttggttttttttttcaatatgtgAATGTTCCCACTAGACATGATGCCATTCTGGACTTGATCTTATGTAACGACCCAATGCTGTTTCCACTGTGTCGGTGA